The Neodiprion lecontei isolate iyNeoLeco1 chromosome 6, iyNeoLeco1.1, whole genome shotgun sequence sequence actgcgcccaatcgatttctctcgcaaaattacgtcggaatagtgccagaaagacttgattccagcacttttcaaaatcgcgaaaattttcgccaaaaatacaaaggggttaaccttcctttttttttcaccaaaaaatttttcgtctcagatttgatttgtatgaccttttcccgactaattggaccaccaggaactcagaaaacgcagcaaaaagagcgtgggaccaacaggagagaaatgacgaaggaaaaagcacctgctgaaaaatgacgaaaaatcaggttttcgttttttggctgtaactttcgatgcgttgatcgcagcgtattgggactgcgcccaatcgatttctctcgcaaaattacgtcggaatagtgccagaaagacttgattccagcacttttcaaaatcgcgaaaattttcgccaaaaatacaaaggggttaaccttcctttttttttcaccaaaaaatttttcgtctcagaattgattagtatgactctttcccgaccaattggaccccaaggaactcagaaaacgcagcgaaaagagcgtgggatcaacagaagcgaaatgacgaaggaaaaagcacctgctgaaaaatgtcgaaaaatcaggttttcgttttttggctgtaactttcgatgcgttgatcgcagcgtattgggactgcgcccaatcgacttctctcgcaaaattacgtcggaatagtgccagaaagacttgattccagcacttttcaaaatcgcgaaaattttcgccaaaaatacaaaggggttaaccttcctttttttttcaccaaaaaattttacgtctcagatttgatttgtatgaccttttttccgactaattggaccaccaggaactcagaaaatgcagcaaaAAGaccgtgggatcaacagaagcgaaatgacgaaggaaaaagcacctgctgaaaaatgtcgaaaaatcaggttttcgttttttggctgtaactttcgatgcgttgatcgcagcgtattgggactgcgcccaatcgatttctctcgcaaaattacgtcggaatagtgccagaaagacttgattccagcacttttcaaaatcgcgaaaattttcgccaaaaatacaaaggggttaaccttcctttttttttcaccaaaaaatttttcgtctcagaattgatttgtatgaccttttcccgactaattggaccaccaggaactcagaaaacgcagcaaaaagagcgtgggaccaacaggagagaaatgacgaaggaaaaagcacctgctgaaaaatgacgataaatcaggttttcgttttttggctgtaactttcgatgcgttgatcgcagcgtattgggactgcgcccaatcgatttctctcgcaaaattacgtcggaatagtgccagaaagacttgattccagcacttttcaaaatcgcgaaaattttcgccaaaaatacaaaggggttaaccttcctttttttttcaccaaaaaatttttcgtcgcagatttgatttgtatgaccttttcccGACTAactggaccaccaggaactcagaaaacgcagcaaaaagagcgtggcatcaacagcagagagatTACGATGGAAATCCTatgttttctggctgtaacttttcatacaatgATCGCAACGTATTGGGACTAAGcataatcgatttctcacgcaaaattacgtcgaaatactGCATGAAAGAATTCCTTTATGATGCAACATATCATCTTATAGCGGTAGACAAGCATTGCTTTCATGGTTTCATAGATTTGACTAACCTTTATCAATCGAATAGATTCAATGAACTGTATGCATTAAGTGGTTCAGTTCAATTCTTTAGAGAGTATTCAATATTTCTAGAATACCACgaaaaaagaatcaatttattcaattaactAAATTAAAATTCCGACCGGGTATTCAtaagtatattgtatattacgTATCCAATTAAagatttttgcgattttgaaacaaaCATTCCAGTAATCAAAGTATTGACAACGAAATATTGTGTTTTTACGAGACAATCCACTACAAAATGAGTCTACAAATTGATTGTTTTGAAAAGGCAAAAGTATTCTCTGAGTGTACTCCAACGTTCGAAGCAATGATTGTAGCTGCTTGGGACCATTCGTAATAGTTTACTTTGCAGAAGATTAGTTATGTAACGCATTTGGTACCAGGTCAATTTCTTCACATGCAGATAATATAATCTTTACAGGTTGCAGGAGTAAAGGTAAAATGTAAATGtggtaatcattttttatagtcGTGTCGAATCAAACACAATTATTCACAATAGAAATATTAGAGTTAGGTATTCCTATAGTATATGTATCGTTATATTGATATTAGGATTCCAAATTAGTTAATCATATATCATCGCTAAATATAAAGAATTGAGCTTATAAACATCCATAACGTACATATAATACGCCCATGAGAATCGTACTTTTGAATATTCTCACACATGTCCAGAGATGAAACGAGCATACGTAAAGGTCAATTTCACACAGTAGATATTCATAATATTCAGAAATGATGTAGCTCACACCATCCGCTGAACATTCCAAATCAATTAAATTATTGCCAAGGTTTTTCTCGCTTATACATAATCTGAGTGTATTGCTTGTAATTTATTCTACTGCTATTCTAGGTCAATGTATAATTCTGCAATGCGATcaaattatatatgtatagagtAGTGTCCAATAAATGTCGCTTATAAACTCACAAAATCACAATAAAcatgttaataataattaacaataccAACGATGcctatattatacctatatataatacatgtataatcgTGTCTATTATGTGATGACTCATTCGCAAAAATAAACTGCAACAAGACTTGTTGACCCATGCAATAGGTCATAACGCTTTTAATTCATTAACTCATTTTCAGAGTTTGGAGTAGCAATAATGACCTGTCAaacgatttgataaaattatggTTTTGTCGGTTTATACAATAGTCTAATTTATTTGGTATTTTagtcttactttttttcatgATTATCCCGAAAGAAACAATGAATTCTCGaagataaatttattcatgatTTCGAATTCTACAAAATGATGTTGAGAAATAacaaaggaaaaacaaaacaataaaattctcaTAGAGAATGTACAATTATGTacagtattatttatttttgttcattgACTTATTCAGATTGAAACTTAGGTACCGGACAGACTCACAGCATAGTGTTTCAGTAATGTCCCTCAAACAGAAAAGTCAATTCAATAATCTTAGAACAAATTATCCGTGTGTGTTTGTCTGGTACAAAAATAAGATACACACTGAATATCTTAGAAATGATCAAGACGTACGGTGACATAATTAGAAGTATGGCTCGGTAGTTTAACATCCAACCAATTAGCAGTTGATTGGTTTTCTGTGTCAGTAGCTTTCAGTGCCAGCCTATGTGCGGGTGTAGCGTTGTGTGGAATCTTGAGTTCTACTGGGGTTAAAAAATCCAAGCCACGAGGTCCACACTCAACCACCGGACTCAGTAGAGATTCACCTGTGTAGAGTGAATAGACATGAAATGGTAAGTATACCTAAATTTACGGGGCCTTAAATAACTTTTCACTAGTAAAGTATGCATAAAAACATCACAATTTTTGGTATGACGCAATAGAGTAGTAAAACAGAGTTCTATACAAATTCTTTGGATATGGCACAACAGATTCATTAATACTCGGGCAATAGCAGACAATGTGGAATATGTCATTTGATATGTTTGCAGAAATAAATTATGGTGTACGTATTCAGGATTTGGTTGTTAATCAGATTTTGGTTGATGCACAAGTTGCAATTGTGGCAATATTACTTGTCATTCCCGAATTCAAATTCGAATTACATAACTCGAACGTtacattcaaaaaaaaataaaagtcgtattcttatcattttcaaaattcatttaataGAGATATTGGCCGTTTTGAATATATGAAATGAATTCCATCACCAGATATCGGTAATGATAAGCTCACCGTGATGCATGGGTGGTGATACGGGCGAACAATGGCCAGAGGTATTATGCGTTTTGAGTATACGTGGAGCTGTTACAGAGAAGTAGATTTCTTGTTGTATCTGCAGCGGTAAGGCCCCAGGGGGTACCGTGAGTGTAACACCCCCTGGTCCTTCCAAAACACCACCTTTGCTACAGAACACACCCCGTGCCACCCCCAGTCTCCTATGATCAACCATCACCGTCACATTTGTTATTTACATTTGTGTTATTTTAGTCTGAATAGCGTTGAGGGCCTGAACGGAAAGAGAGACTAAATCGGTTTATTCTTTGTGTCAAAGACGtgcttaaaaaaattctcgcaTCGTTCTCTGATATTGTCATGAAGCGCTAACTGTGAAACATGAGGTATTTGATCAAATGGTCGAATAGATTGGTTTTCTGTTTCAGTGATTCAACAAAGTAGGCTTTCAGCATATTGCATCACAAATGCAGCACTTGCTTCTAccgtattgaaattttatattcaataatGTAAAGTAATCCAAAGAAAATTAATGAGTGAAGTATGATTTTATACATTTCTATATTCTTTAAATACCATAGATCAATGTATGTCATGTCAAAAGGATGATTAATCCCAGAAGAAGCTGCAcatcaaaaatttattgtttcgATTTCTTACTTTGTGCAGTAAATTActgaataattaatatacaCTTAAATATCATTTTAAGAACTATCCCATAGAATTTCATCGAcattgaaaacttgaaaaacattttccttatttatctttaaattctttttctcgaGTTATTCCCCTTCGCCATCCAGACCCTCGGTTTTATTCTGAACTTCAGTGTCGTTAATGGTATCCTAATGAATGCAGAGTTTTAACCAGCTTTGTTAACATCCCTTTGCATAAGTATTAGCAGAATTTCGGCAAATTAATTAGTATGAAATAATAGGATCCATTCGCATTTTACCTGATAGTCTCAATCGTCCATTTTCGTATCAGTTATATAAAATGCATGAGGGATGTGGAATATTTGTTAGAAAAAGTATGTGTTTGGTGTTCGAGACGGGATACGACACGATGGCTCATACCTTACATTGTGATGATGCAACGGTTTTCTGTATAGTTCAAAAGCACTGCCTCTCTGTTCTCTGCTTCCCGCCAGATCGAGTCCGTTGGGCTCCCTGTTGTTGTGACTCAAGTTCCCATTTCCCGTATTTCCCGTAACACCTCCATGACTATTGCTGTGACTGTGTCCATTATGATTGATATTGTTGCGATTTTGTGCATGGCCAACGTTAATTTGTCCGGCACTGTTGCTGTGGGAATGCGTCATGGGGGAGCTGGAGTGAGGGTGCGTGTGACTAAGGCTGTGACTGTGGTTCAGCGGTGACGTATGACTGTGACTGTGACTGTGATTTGAGTTCATGTTGTAACCCTCGTTATTACGATTAGGTGGAGGAATGTTGTAGTAGTACTGGCCGCTGTTACGCTGAATGTTACTGCCATTTTCAGCCTAAAATTGGttgtattattgttattttcataataGCGTCTGCCAAGGATCGACCGCTGTTTACATGTATTTACCAACTATTTAAATTGTTTGGACCCGGAGTTTGCCATATCCAAATTCAATTGATCATAtcgaaaggaaaataaaaggaacTTCGATATTTGTAGCGATCACGAGAAGTGTATTATGATatcatatgaataaaaatgtagaCAAATTGATATCTCTCAGTTAAATATCGATAACTTACCCCATTGTGTATGTGTGATGTGGCGATGGAATAACTTTTGGCATGCTGATACAAACTACTGCTGTTCGTCTCATCTTGAGGTAAAGGCTGCTGTGGAGGCCTGTAATTCTTGGGTTTTGGAGGTGGTATTGGCTTGTAAGAACCAGTCGGCTTTCCTTGAGGGGGTGGAACAGCGGGTTTATAATCTCCCGTCCGGCTACATATACGGGAAAAGCAAAGATCTAGCTTACTAGGATATGGGagcaaaaaaacaatttaaaaaatgggcAATGAAAATACGTGGCAGATATAATACATGGACGTGAAATCAAACTAAGGTATCTCTTTTGGAAATATATATTCCACAAGTTCTCCTTATCGATCGAGGCTTTCGAACGACCCTGCAGAAACAgttgaaatttaaatcaatCGATCTAGACAATCTTAAAATCAAAGCAGTCACTTGTACTCATTAGAAGTATGAAAAGACAATTTCAAGGTAGTCTGGTAGAGAAATAAATCCGCGCACCTGTATTTGGCATAATCTGTACGTATTTGATTTTCTTGAGCTGGAATAGGCTGTGCTGTAGACCTTGTGAATCTGTAAGGATCGTGAGCCCGTGGTGAAACAGGAACACCACCGCTCTTCAAATCATCTGGAACATTAGGTCCTAGTCGACCGGTCGATGTATTGAGATTGGTGGCTGTATACGTTGCATTTCcgtttgtattattatacgaatCGTAAGAAGACATACTATCGTAGCTTccctgaaaattgaaaacacagTAAGATTCCTGAATCCAATTATGAAAGTCTTTTTAAACAAACAGAACCAACTTCCAAAGCACGTAATATCAAGAAACTAAGAAAATAACTGGCTCTTACTGCTGTTGGCTGTGCTCTTTCTAATGATGATGTGGCATTAGCTCTATGGGGGGTAgcattaatataatttcccATATCCAGGACGGAATCAGTCTTGTTAGCAAGTCTCTCCTGGGCAGTTCGCCCAGCAGTCCCACGGTGTGTTTGATTTGGTGGTTTTGCATTGCGATCTACTCTAGGTGGTAAATCAGGTGGTCCTTGGTGTGGCGATCTTTGTTGAGGCGGCCCCCCAGGATATTGAGGTGGACCAGACTGATCGTTGGTTTGACCAGGTATTGAAAAACCATATTTGCTATCACCTACACCCCCCTGCGACCTCCGCTTATGCTGTTCAAAGGCCTATagatatggaaaaaattgcaacATTTGAACCAGATATAAGTAATGAACGTTCGATGGTATAAAAATCATGGAACTGCATGTGCGacgtaatttgaaaatgattaccTGGTAATTGGTGGTATACGGCGGTGGTGCACTAGTGTCGTCTTGAGTAGCGATGCTTGGATCGGAGCTACTCTTCAACCTAGTTGGCGGCCCCAAAGCACCAGGAAGGGGAGGAGCAGGGCTCAGCTCCAGGTCACTCTCCGGGGAGGAAGCGTAGGAGAGGCGAGAAGTCATCGGGAACAGGAAGTCATCCGAAAGGGCCTCTTCCGGCTACGCTCACAGAACACACGTGTCGCAACGTTACAAAACAGTGGGGATAAGACAAGTACAACAAAATTGTGAATTGGATTGAATACGGCAGTGCAATTAATACGATACACATTAAAAGCTTACACGTGGTTATTAACAAAGTGTAATTATACTTTAATATGGCATTctgttttttaaatatgttACCCGAAATTTCCATTCAATGTTCTCATTTACAACATTGATCAccttatcattttttgtttcggtAACGAAATAAAACCTACGATTTACAAAATTACCGATTTTAGAATTAGGGTGAAGTATCCTCACGCATTGTatcaaagaattttcaaactatatattttcaactaataatttaattttaatcaatacTGGTTTAGAATATTCAAGAACACTCAATTCAACAATGCATGAAGAAAAGGAGTAAAATATAGAGAAAGCTTTCACACGATACGTGTGTACAATTTGTTGCCAATTTGAACGAACAGATAAAAAGAATTCTACTTACGACCCgacaattgatttattgtgTACCATAAATAACTAACAatatagatttaaaaaaatcaactaaACAAATTATGAGTAAGTTATCAGATCTATGAACAAACTGCAGTTGTagtacaaataataaaaattcacacgTCAATCAAGTACACAAATTGGATATTTGGAATCGAATACGAGTCGACAGTCACAAATTAAACGTTTTCATGCACcaattaataattatcataTCACATACTACAAACAATACAAAACATTGAATATACACAAATTACAGGACAGGATCTGTTTAAACAAGGAGGGATCTATACGTAGCCGAAAAATTGCTCGTGAATGACATTTGCGGAACTGTGTAAAGGTGGAGGAGGTAGTAAGGGTGGAGATAGGCGATTTGAACTTGGAGGACGTGGCGGCAATGGCAACACATTgatgctattattattatgctcGTAATATGCCCCAACGTCACGAAATGGTGGAGGAGTTGGCGGACGATAGGGATGGTAAGGTGGAAGATACAGGTCCGACACCATCTCTATTGGCTACAACCAACAccataaattttctaaaatcaattattattacacaaaATAATCCTTATGGCATTTTTACGAATATTTGTGGATAACAGATAATCGTCAGGGCAAAGTAACGCTGCTGTAACAGCCCAAAAGCAGCAAACAATAATTTCAAGAGCAAACAAATTTTGCATTTCAAGTTGATAATAGATGCGAAGGTATAAATTACAAGTTACTTATactattcaaaattttacttccGTTAGAATTGTGTTTAAATTTGAAAGCAATgtatattgaagaaaaagtgtaCTGTCTCGGCAGCTATCAGAAATTGTAATTAGATAGCAATATTTTTCGCCTCTACCATacgattttctgttttctcAGAGTTCTGTTTTCCCAGACAAAGAGTATAAGTATACAATTAATCAAGGTCCCAGATTACATGTTCATGCATATATTGAATCAAGgtaatttctgttttttctttttattttgcattATCATGTAGTGCAGTCTTAAATGCAACCTTGAGAAAAACAACtggtcgataaaaaaaaatgaattattcacatttcttgttgaaataattcaataccCTGCATTTCAAATGCCATATTacacaaaaattatatcaGAACAATACAATAGATTAGCCATATTAGAGCGAAAAACCTCACCTTGGTTTGGCTCATCCATAAAGGACCTTGTTGCTGTCTGTCTATCAATTCTCTGAGTTTTCTGTACCATGCTTCTGGTGTGGTCAGAGTAACAACTGCACTGAATACATGACCCCAgattttatccaatttttgACACTGTTCAAGTAGCTTTTTGCTGCTCTTGTGTGCCGACCTGAATGAAGAGAGACATTAAATAAGCCCGGTACAAAAATTGCAGGTGGTTGCTAAACAAGTTTATTGTTAGTTGAAAACTCACTTTGGTATCCCAGCACGCATTTCTTTGATAGTCTGTTTGTTTTCcgctttgagaaaaattacgatAGGATAAAATTGAGCATAATTCAAACGGTCGACAGCATTTGGTGTTATATCTAACAGCGCGTGTTTTCCTCTGTCCATTACTTCTCTTATGGCACTTAATCGAATGATTCCTGAAGATTTGGTACTCTTTCCGCTGCTTTCGTCCATCTGACTTTCCATTTCTATGATTGAAATCGATGTTTGGAAAGTAATTATACATGAAGTTATCGCTACTAtacttaaattttcaataaaaaatataccgcCACTCATAACACAGGAAACTTACGAGGAGACGTGAATTTATCAGGGAAATCTTTGAGTAGCTTTTCCCTAGCGAGATCAGCTACCGGTCCAAAGAGAACCACAGGTCTAATAAATCCTGGGTGTCGCAACACAACTCGTTCATAAGCCGGAAACTTGCTTACGCTGTCTGAGAAAACAACGTCGTCCCAATGATCCTGTGAGCAAGTAACacataataaaatttcaattcagatTTTGCAGGtgaaaaaagagtaaaaagaTTGACCACACACCCTGCCAAGTGATTTAGATCTCCTATGACTACCACGTCGTCTTCTGAAGAAGCTGCCTCTGCTTTCGCTGGCGCTGAGCTCTTTCTTAGTAGCGTTAAATTGAGCTGTAGCCAATTCCTCGGCACGTGCCTTGTTCGGTATTATTCCTTTTTGAACTTCTTGGTTGTTTCGTCCGATTCGGAAAACTTGCCACGAGCCTACGACACCGTTATGTAACGTGTCAACGACATGAAATACGTCGCCAGAGCGAAAACTCATCTCTCCTTTCTCAGGCTGTTCATAATGGAAGTGAGTCCTATAAAAAACCAGTAAATTAAATGTATACTCAGATAACTTTAACAGATTATCACAACGCGCAAATATCAACACCCATTCTTACTTAATGTGAAAAGAGTCGCCTCTTCCAGATGCCACAATTTGGTCATACTCCTGACGCCTGTGTTGCACTATGAGATCGATTTGTTCTTGAAGGCTTAGTAAAAAGAGTACCGCTTCTTCTCTGGTCACTCCCTTCATGTCCATATCATTCACCTTAAAGATTAAGAtgcaaataaattaatgaattttacagattatggttgtaaaatattccaatcattcttcataaaaatattcttacaattttttgaataatactATGCATATTTTATAGCTGTACCTTGAGTATTTTGTCACCAGGCTGTAGACCCTGCAAAGACGCCGGGCTGCCCGGTTGAACCGCAGTTACGAAAACCCCGGTCTCATTTCCACCTGTCAAACGAACCCCGACCGATCCTTCCTTTTGGAACGTTATGAACCTAGGATCCGGCCTGTGCATTGaaagttatgaaattttttgtagcTATATATTGCAACTACAATTACTAACTGCAAATACATTTTCTCAATCAAACACTCGAGGTTCATACATAACAAGCATGTGAAGAAATCAAGAATTGCATGCCGGCTTGAACTACACTTTCGGGGGTTTGTATTTGCATAAGTGATACCGAAATGCAAttcagttgaaaatattttcaaaaggaTGCGTCTGCACCTCTTCGCAGTGCGGTTTTAATTCAATAATACATTCCGGCAACTTACATGGGTTGTTTTGTTCGTTGAATGAGAGGATCCTCGTCGTAGAGTTGCCTCCTTGAACTGTAATAATCTGCAAGTCGAAAAGGTAAAGTTAAACCAAGACAAATCATATAAATAGAACTAGCACCCACGAATTACATTCAATATACTCTCCACAGCAGTCTTAAATGCCTCACCTTCTGGCCGGGGTGGCGGTGGTCTGGGAGGATCTACCGTCGGAGTAGCGGGTAGATCGAGCTGGCTGAGTGATACGTCTAAAAGAGGTCCCCTCGATCTTCCCCTGGGTGCGAGATTACTTTTGTCTTCCATAGGCTGCCTTGTGGGTGGCGGTACGTAGAGATTTTGACTACTGTAGCTAGCAGCGGAGAGATACTCGCCCGATTCGCCTTTGCTGGGCTGATGGGAGTGCGTGGGAACCGGGGTTTCTCTCGTAACGACGATCGACAGTCGGTCCTTGCATTGGTCCATCAGCTTCCGAGCCTCCTTCAGACTCATATTGTCCGCAGCCACACCGCTGATTCTGGTCAAAACATCCCCGGGTCGGACTCCGGTACCTTCGCGCGTTACTTCTCTTACGTAAAGACGACATCCTAGGATGATTCCAAAGTCTGTGGGACAAGTGAAAATGGAAGTTGAGCTCCAAGAGAGGAGGATTATGATCTCTTCACTCGAGGGCGGCATTACCTACCGTCTTTCTTGTTGTTCCTCGTCAAAGTTAATCTATGACTCTGTGGTACAGATGTGCCCGGAGATCCAGGAACGTTCGCAGAAGCTCGGCGTTTCACTACCAAGAGGACCGTTGATCCAGAGTCTCGAAGAACGCGAACAGCGGCTCCGTAGTCGGCACCCTCCAGGGAAACGCCATTGGCGGATATGATGCGGTCGTTCACTCTGAGGAGAAGTTGTAACGTAACATGATCAACCGATGATTACGGATATTATAAGAGTAGTTTCAGATCTACGACAAGCTTTGGATGAGAAGGTATCTTCTtaaaaacgatttttcccTGATAAAACTCTTTCATCGCGTTGGGGGAGAAGACGCAAGTATGTACGAAGGAACGAAGGAACGAAGGAGTGATTTATCGCTCGTAGAACTCCAGAGAACGTATCTACGGCTAACGTAAGTTAGAGTCTCGGTGCATCGTAAGTCTCGTCGTCGTCCGCGAGACCGAGGAACGCGAAGGTTAAGGTGAAGAGGCGGAATGGAGATCACGGCAAGAAGTGAAATCCCATTAAATTCAGCTGATAACTGGTCATATTCTCGGGGTGGTTTTAGAGTTTGCTCCGCGAAAGATCTCCCTGCAGGTTGAGGCCTTGGGCGAGGTTTATAGAAGAGCAATAACTTGGAATCAGTGGTTGAGAGAGGCGTATTTAACGGTGTACTTTACGGGGAGAATAccattttcgtaatttcagcTCGTTCACGGACAGTCGAGCCGTTAAACCGATAAGAAAATTCATGAAGTAGGTACCATCACGATGAATAAACTTACTGAAGCTTTCCTTCGGCGGGTCCGGCCTTTAGTACATCAGATATTGCGATCGCGGGATCTCCGTTCGTGAAATGAGGATTGTCCCGACCCCCGGAGACGGCGATACCGAATCCGTAACCGGGGACTCTGGTCACGGTAACATGATGAACTTCCCATCCTCTGTCTCCGACCTGGAACATAAAATCGAACCGTTAATATCACTCGATCCTAATTTGGCCACGGAGTGttacatgagaaaaaaaaatgtttacaaaaCTGACGCAATGTTATCTCATAAATCCGCTTATCCGGCCGGCCAATACTTTCCATCTATCGCTGATTATAGTTGTATCGGTTAGCCAGCGCACGTAATGATCGCGAATCACCGTCCAAATTGGTGTTTTTATTATATCCGCTTATATTGAATTCCGCCCATACATATTTGCACGTCTGTTAAATCGGTAAAAACAGTGTGAAATAAAATGGTTCCTTAAAACTTGTaagtttatttctttattttattacactaCGATCGATGAGTTGAATCATTTATGATGAGAAAATTTGGTATTTTTAGCTATGACGTTAAGGAGACAAATGTATCAAAACTGTTTTTTCCCCCGCAGACGTCCCGTGTAGAATTTATTACACTagcatacatatatgtgtacgtaCCTGGCGGTCTAAAGTACATCGGAAT is a genomic window containing:
- the LOC107225225 gene encoding tight junction protein ZO-2 isoform X10, encoding MAGSAEVRILLSRHKSALLRELNVTNLLGVLVKQGVIAESDREAIARRGGEHLDIDLLIGLISAKGFDAFREFCFALEAECPHVLTDLLVDQHSITGEQQHSLSPSESDMGELPPDRREEDDLHSEIVNVEVNFLGQDSDNDIKKCAEVESRRCSSVVGFSEPHRGHSVSPAPSSSPPPPPPPNQRASYAHPNVISAASDPILEVLDEPVDEPVGDRGWEVHHVTVTRVPGYGFGIAVSGGRDNPHFTNGDPAIAISDVLKAGPAEGKLQVNDRIISANGVSLEGADYGAAVRVLRDSGSTVLLVVKRRASANVPGSPGTSVPQSHRLTLTRNNKKDDFGIILGCRLYVREVTREGTGVRPGDVLTRISGVAADNMSLKEARKLMDQCKDRLSIVVTRETPVPTHSHQPSKGESGEYLSAASYSSQNLYVPPPTRQPMEDKSNLAPRGRSRGPLLDVSLSQLDLPATPTVDPPRPPPPRPEDYYSSRRQLYDEDPLIQRTKQPMPDPRFITFQKEGSVGVRLTGGNETGVFVTAVQPGSPASLQGLQPGDKILKVNDMDMKGVTREEAVLFLLSLQEQIDLIVQHRRQEYDQIVASGRGDSFHIKTHFHYEQPEKGEMSFRSGDVFHVVDTLHNGVVGSWQVFRIGRNNQEVQKGIIPNKARAEELATAQFNATKKELSASESRGSFFRRRRGSHRRSKSLGRDHWDDVVFSDSVSKFPAYERVVLRHPGFIRPVVLFGPVADLAREKLLKDFPDKFTSPQMESQMDESSGKSTKSSGIIRLSAIREVMDRGKHALLDITPNAVDRLNYAQFYPIVIFLKAENKQTIKEMRAGIPKSAHKSSKKLLEQCQKLDKIWGHVFSAVVTLTTPEAWYRKLRELIDRQQQGPLWMSQTKPEEALSDDFLFPMTSRLSYASSPESDLELSPAPPLPGALGPPTRLKSSSDPSIATQDDTSAPPPYTTNYQAFEQHKRRSQGGVGDSKYGFSIPGQTNDQSGPPQYPGGPPQQRSPHQGPPDLPPRVDRNAKPPNQTHRGTAGRTAQERLANKTDSVLDMGNYINATPHRANATSSLERAQPTAGSYDSMSSYDSYNNTNGNATYTATNLNTSTGRLGPNVPDDLKSGGVPVSPRAHDPYRFTRSTAQPIPAQENQIRTDYAKYSRTGDYKPAVPPPQGKPTGSYKPIPPPKPKNYRPPQQPLPQDETNSSSLYQHAKSYSIATSHIHNGVNLY
- the LOC107225225 gene encoding tight junction protein ZO-2 isoform X4; the protein is MAGSAEVRILLSRHKSALLRELNVTNLLGVLVKQGVIAESDREAIARRGGEHLDIDLLIGLISAKGFDAFREFCFALEAECPHVLTDLLVDQHSITGEQQHSLSPSESDMGELPPDRREEDDLHSEIVNVEVNFLGQDSDNDIKKCAEVESRRCSSVVGFSEPHRGHSVSPAPSSSPPPPPPPNQRASYAHPNVISAASDPILEVLDEPVDEPVGDRGWEVHHVTVTRVPGYGFGIAVSGGRDNPHFTNGDPAIAISDVLKAGPAEGKLQVNDRIISANGVSLEGADYGAAVRVLRDSGSTVLLVVKRRASANVPGSPGTSVPQSHRLTLTRNNKKDDFGIILGCRLYVREVTREGTGVRPGDVLTRISGVAADNMSLKEARKLMDQCKDRLSIVVTRETPVPTHSHQPSKGESGEYLSAASYSSQNLYVPPPTRQPMEDKSNLAPRGRSRGPLLDVSLSQLDLPATPTVDPPRPPPPRPEDYYSSRRQLYDEDPLIQRTKQPMPDPRFITFQKEGSVGVRLTGGNETGVFVTAVQPGSPASLQGLQPGDKILKVNDMDMKGVTREEAVLFLLSLQEQIDLIVQHRRQEYDQIVASGRGDSFHIKTHFHYEQPEKGEMSFRSGDVFHVVDTLHNGVVGSWQVFRIGRNNQEVQKGIIPNKARAEELATAQFNATKKELSASESRGSFFRRRRGSHRRSKSLGRDHWDDVVFSDSVSKFPAYERVVLRHPGFIRPVVLFGPVADLAREKLLKDFPDKFTSPQMESQMDESSGKSTKSSGIIRLSAIREVMDRGKHALLDITPNAVDRLNYAQFYPIVIFLKAENKQTIKEMRAGIPKSAHKSSKKLLEQCQKLDKIWGHVFSAVVTLTTPEAWYRKLRELIDRQQQGPLWMSQTKPEEALSDDFLFPMTSRLSYASSPESDLELSPAPPLPGALGPPTRLKSSSDPSIATQDDTSAPPPYTTNYQAFEQHKRRSQGGVGDSKYGFSIPGQTNDQSGPPQYPGGPPQQRSPHQGPPDLPPRVDRNAKPPNQTHRGTAGRTAQERLANKTDSVLDMGNYINATPHRANATSSLERAQPTAGSYDSMSSYDSYNNTNGNATYTATNLNTSTGRLGPNVPDDLKSGGVPVSPRAHDPYRFTRSTAQPIPAQENQIRTDYAKYSRTGDYKPAVPPPQGKPTGSYKPIPPPKPKNYRPPQQPLPQDETNSSSLYQHAKSYSIATSHIHNGAENGSNIQRNSGQYYYNIPPPNRNNEGYNMNSNHSHSHSHTSPLNHSHSLSHTHPHSSSPMTHSHSNSAGQINVGHAQNRNNINHNGHSHSNSHGGVTGNTGNGNLSHNNREPNGLDLAGSREQRGSAFELYRKPLHHHNVNLY